Proteins found in one Carassius auratus strain Wakin chromosome 42, ASM336829v1, whole genome shotgun sequence genomic segment:
- the LOC113060566 gene encoding dr1-associated corepressor gives MPGQKRKYNVRFPPGRVKKIMQKDTEVGRIATAVPVIISKALEIFLRSLLTMTCKITQSRNSRVMSINHMKQCIHSEKLFDFLKDLADQASTASTSECKTKGKWQSHRKRWQSVSIKARSPEREEPPQKATNDVVINSDSSSESELFICLETHSP, from the exons ATGCCCGGACAGAAGAGAAAATATAATGTTCGCTTTCCACCC GGACGCGTCAAGAAAATTATGCAGAAGGATACAGAGGTTGGACGAATCGCTACAGCTGTGCCAGTCATCATAT CTAAAGCTTTAGAGATATTCCTCAGATCCCTCCTCACCATGACCTGTAAAATAACCCAATCCAGGAACAGCAGGGTGATGTCCATCAATCACAT GAAACAGTGCATTCATTCAGAGAAGCTGTTTGACTTCCTGAAGGATTTGGCAGATCAGGCCTCCACTGCGTCAACATCAGAGTGCAAAACTAAGGGGAAATGGCAGTCACACAG GAAACGGTGGCAAAGTGTGTCTATCAAAGCCAGGTCCCCGGAGAGAGAGGAGCCGCCTCAGAAAGCCACCAATGATGTGGTCATCAACAGCGATTCATCCAGT GAGTCTGAGCTGTTCATCTGCTTGGAAACTCATTCACCTTGA